In Aspergillus chevalieri M1 DNA, chromosome 7, nearly complete sequence, the sequence CAAACCAAACTGTTGTCTCTGGTGCGGGATCAAGTCCATGTGCTGGGGGTTCACGGTGGGGACGACGAGAGGAACAGTGGGGTGCTTGCGGTAGTTCTTAGCGTTTGAGAAGACGGGGATCTCGTTTTTAATGAATTCCATCTCTTTACGGGAATACTCGTCAGTACCGGGGTCCTCACGGTCTTCATTGAAGAATGGCATCTACTCACCAGTATCACCGGCGATGTCGCTGTTCAACCCGGAGAAGACGAGATCACAGTCCTTGAAGTTCTCAGCCTTGCAATCGCGAACGACAAGGTTGCTCAAGGCTTCAGACATAGGCCTAGCCTGCTTCCACTTAACAGCATCCTTGTACGCTTTGCCGGCAGAGCGCTCAGATGCACCGAGGGCGTGGAGCTCTAAAAGAGGGTGCTCTGCGAGGAGTAGGATAAATCGCTGGCCGACAGAGCCCGTAGCTCCGAGGACACCTGTTCGTAATAAGCATTGGGAACGGTGGGCGCTAGAATCAAAGGGAATTCGTACCGCACTTCTTCTTAGCGATCGCAGGAGCCATTTTGCTGAATCTGTCAAGTCACTGTAGATTGCTTGTCAGCCTGGGATTTCTCAGCTCATATAACAATATCCAACGCAAGTCAAGTAATAATAATTTGGTCAGGAAAGGTAGTTTGCAATCAGCTGGCCTTGAGACTTAAGCGACTTGAGCAAGGGCTCGATATTGCATTGCCCCGCAAGGGACGAATGCGCGAGTCTCGTCATTTGGCGACACCAATGCGCAAATCACCAATTCCGGTCAAATAGACAACCTATTCTAACAGGGCAATCTGCTAGTACTTACCACTTTAGCGGCTTAttgagaagttgaagaacGATAACTTGTGGCAATCCAGTCTCGAACAGCGATATCGCTCTTTGCCCCGCGGTGACTCAGCGCTCAAAAAAATTAGCACATATCATTGGCTAGTCGGCATACTCCACTGCCTACGGTACGGCCACGGCCTATATTATTATTGATCGGCGACTTACCCCAGGGGTACTCTCTACCGATATACTCTGTATGTATTGCCAGATATCAATAGCTATCGTATACAATAGCCTCAAATGCTAGTGAATTCGAAAGAATCCGTCGCTAGATGCCATATCATGACTCGTTATCGAAATCAAAGATCTTCCCGGGGTTAAGCAGCCAATGTGGATCGAGTGATGCCTTCACACTACGCATAACGTTGATGGTATCGAGGCCCAATTCTTTCTTGAGGGATCCCTTTTTACCCAGACCGACGCCATGCTCGCCCTATACGTCCGATGGTTAGTTACTTTTTCAATGGATTTTGCAACGGGTGCATACAGTGCAAGAGCCTTCCATCTCGATAGCACGGTCAACCATGTCATGAACGACTTTCTCGACACGCGCTAGTTCTGCGGGGTCAGCTCTGTTGAACATGATACTTGAGTGGAAATTCCCGTCGCCGATGTGTCCGAGAATACTGGCGAAAAGGCCCAGGCCGGCGATCTCCTTGGAAGAAATATCTAATTCGGTTAGCTGAGAGGGATGAGAGGCTTTTTAGTGCGAGCATACCGATAATATCAGGCAACCGGGAAATTGGGACGGCAACATCTGTCGACCATACGTCGGATCCTTCCTTTCGCAAGGCCAGCATACTCCATAAAGCCTGCTTTCGCGCAGACCATAGGTCATTGCCTTCTCGCTCGTTTTGTGCGAACTCGAAGGAACTGGCATTGTTACCTTTGGCTAATTCAGTGGTCAGGCTGATACTGTCCGCAACTCCAGCATTGGTTCCggagaacttgaagaagaGCGTTGGGAGGACTTTCCAAGAACGTCCGGTGCCACCAGCCCTGTTAATCACGTCCATCTGTACATCGTCCAGGATTTCCATACATTGTACTGGGATTCCTTTCCGAATGAGTTGCATAGCGGTCGATGCAGCGTCACGCATGGTTGGGAATGCGACGACTCCAACGCGGGTCTTCTCTGGGGTGACGGCCAGCTTGAGAGTAGCTTCAGTCACAATACCCAGTGTGCCTTCAGACCCTACAAACAGACCAGTCAGATTGTAACCCGCCGATGTTTTGCGCGGACGTCTTCTTGTCTTGATAACATGACCATCCGCCAAAACGACTGTCAGGTTGATGACCCAATCCTTCATAGTACCATAGCGCACAGCATTCGTGCCACTGCAGTTTGTGCCCACCATGCCTCCAATCATTGCAGACGGGCCAGGATCAACGGGAAAGAACAACCCACTGTCCTTGATTTTCTCGTTCAAGTCCATCCATTGAATGGACGGCTGAACAACAATGTCCATGTCGTCTTCGTGTAGCTCCAGAATCCGGTTCATAAGAGCGAAATCAATAGTCATACCACCATAAGGAGCGGAGAAATTGGCCTCCAAACTAGATCCTCCAGAGTAAGGTATCATGGGCATTTTGTATTTATGGCAGATTTTCGCGATTTCCGAGACGTCCTCCGTAGTTTGTGGATAGGCAATGGCAACTGGTAAACGGTCCGCATTTACGCTAGACCATTCCGAATACCCATGAAGCTCCAGATCGTCCTCTTCTGTGCTAATCGCATCGTCGCCTAGCTTAGCGCGCAGTTCGACAATGGCCTAATTCACGAAATACGTCAGCAATACTTCCTTCGAAGATTATACAACTAATCGCGAGGCCCATTCACCTTTTCATAATCCTGTATCGAGCCGTATTGAGGCTTTTTTGC encodes:
- a CDS encoding FAD-binding oxidoreductase (CAZy:AA4;~COG:C;~EggNog:ENOG410PGHW;~InterPro:IPR016171,IPR006094,IPR036318,IPR004113, IPR016164,IPR016166,IPR016167,IPR016169;~PFAM:PF02913,PF01565;~go_function: GO:0003824 - catalytic activity [Evidence IEA];~go_function: GO:0016491 - oxidoreductase activity [Evidence IEA];~go_function: GO:0050660 - flavin adenine dinucleotide binding [Evidence IEA];~go_function: GO:0071949 - FAD binding [Evidence IEA];~go_process: GO:0055114 - oxidation-reduction process [Evidence IEA]) gives rise to the protein MRLPTVPRRLPPHLRLLYRRPQICQPTRVARLYSTTSSSEGKGDYNNAVRSESLADNASSPSFWNTKTSLIAAAAAAGLGYTYATLSQPSHSQSPSLSQSQSAKKPQYGSIQDYEKAIVELRAKLGDDAISTEEDDLELHGYSEWSSVNADRLPVAIAYPQTTEDVSEIAKICHKYKMPMIPYSGGSSLEANFSAPYGGMTIDFALMNRILELHEDDMDIVVQPSIQWMDLNEKIKDSGLFFPVDPGPSAMIGGMVGTNCSGTNAVRYGTMKDWVINLTVVLADGHVIKTRRRPRKTSAGYNLTGLFVGSEGTLGIVTEATLKLAVTPEKTRVGVVAFPTMRDAASTAMQLIRKGIPVQCMEILDDVQMDVINRAGGTGRSWKVLPTLFFKFSGTNAGVADSISLTTELAKGNNASSFEFAQNEREGNDLWSARKQALWSMLALRKEGSDVWSTDVAVPISRLPDIIDISSKEIAGLGLFASILGHIGDGNFHSSIMFNRADPAELARVEKVVHDMVDRAIEMEGSCTGEHGVGLGKKGSLKKELGLDTINVMRSVKASLDPHWLLNPGKIFDFDNES